CCTTCCTCCTGGACCTCCTTCCCAGTTTTTCAAACGTTTACTAAAATAGGGGGGCCGAATAGTTACAAAAGGGTTTGACATGAAAGGCTTTGTCATGGCTTTGCCCCGAACCCCATCAGGTGGAAGGGCACACCCCTTCCTCCTGGACCTCTATCCGGGTTTTTCAAACGTTTTTTTCATGGGGAGATGAATCGTTACGAAAAACGTATGAAACCCTGTGTTTATTCAGCCGTGAATTGTTGTTCCAAACCATGAAAATGGTCCGTGGCGACCACTTTTTTGAAGGCAGCGAAATCCATGGCATGGGCGGTCACCACGCCCTGTTCGCGCAGTTCCCGGAAACATTTTTGCATGGCTGCCGTGGCGGCAAACAGGGCCGACAGGGGCGTCACCCCCAGCTTGAAACCCATGGCCGCCAACTCCGACAGAGGGAGAGTTGGGGTGTGCCCCCCCTCGACGAGGTTGACCATGAGCGGCATGCCGGCAAGTTCCCGGGTAATCGTGCGCAACTCGGCCTCGGATTGGGGGGCTTCGATAAAAATCATGTCGGCCCCGGCAGCACGATAACTGTGGCCACGCCGGATGGCTTCATCCAGGCCAGCCACGGCCCGGGCATCGGTGCGGGCGACAATGACGATATCACCCGCCTCCTCCCTGGCGTGGACGGCAGCACGAATTTTCTGGACATGCTCTTCCCGGGAGATGATCCGCTTGCCGCTCATATGGCCACACTTTTTCGGCCACTCCTGATCTTCCAGGATGATTCCGGCAATGCCATGGCGTCTGGCCGTGGTGACAGTCCGGATGACATTCAAAGGGTTGCCATAGCCGGTATCCATGTCCGCGATCAGGGGAATGCGCACCGTGGCGGCCATGTTTCCCGCCATCTGCAACATTTCCGTCCCGGAAATCAGGCCGATATCGGGCATGCCCAAGGTTGCCGCAGCAATCCCAAAACCGCTGGAAAAAATCAATTCACAGCCGCTCTGTTCGGCAAGCCGGGCACTCAGACAATCATACACCCCGGGTCCAAACAAAAATCCGGGCCGCACCAACAATTCACGCAATCTTTCACAACCGTTCATCATGCCTCCCCATGGCTGGACTGGCCACAAACCGCCCCATCCCATTGCCGAAAATTCATCTGGCAAGTATTGCTTTCCGTGCGATACACTGCAAGGAGCGGCTGAAGATTCGTGAGGAAGGAGACAAGGTTCATGGCACTTCTGGCATTTGACACCCTGGCCATCAGCAAGGAACTTGAGACGGCTGGATTCCCTCCGGGACAAGCTGCGGCTCAAACCTACGTCCTGGCCAGTCTGCTGGAAAAAATTGAAGCTGCCCGCATGGATGAGATGGCAACCAAGACAGATTTGGCAGCCAATACCCTGAAAATTGTGGATTTGACCACCAATACTCTGAAAATTCAAGAAAACATAAAGGAACTGGATGCCCGAATCAAGGAGCTGGATGTCCGGATCAAGGAACTGGATCTTCGTATCGTGTCCTTGGATACCAGTTCCAAACGATACATGAAAGAGATGGAATCCAATCTGAGACGGGACTTGAAAGAGATGGAATCCAATCTGAGACGGGACTTGAAAGAGATGGAATCCAATCGTCTACGTGACTCGAAGGAGTTCGAACTCCGCATGATCATCAAGCTTGGTGCCATATCAGTAACGACCATCGGCTTGGCGTTCGGTATTATGCATGCGTTTCCGCCAACGGTTCAGTTCGCTCCCACATCACCGCCAACATCTGTGACAACTGCCGATTCCCAATATCCCAGGGAACCGATCCCATTGCGTCCACCCTCTCCCGTGCCCATGGCACCCGCCGTGCCCTCTGCCCCTGCGAATCCCCCATCTGGCCGGTGACCGGGGTACCTTGTCAACAACTCATTCAACCCGACCATGAGGACAAGATTTCGGTTCATTTATCTGGCAGAAATTGCTTTCCGTGCGATACACTGCAAGGGACAGATGAAGATTCACAAGGGAGGAGACAAAAATCATGGCACTTCTGGCATTCGACACCCTGGCCATCAGCAAGGAACTTGAAACGGCTGGATTTCCTCCAGGACAGGCTGCCGCCCAAATCCGTATCCTGACCAGTCTGCTGGAAAAAATTGAAGCTGCCCGCCTGGATGAAATGGCAACCAAGGCAGATTTGGCAGCCAATACACTGAAAATTCAAGAAAACATTAAAGAATTGGATGCCCGGATCAAGGCAGATTTTGCAGCCAATACCCTGAATATTCAAGAAAACATAAAAGAACTGGATGCCCGGATCAAGGAACTGGATGCCCGGATCAAGGAGATGGATGTTCGTATTGTGTCTTTGGAATCCAATCTGAGACGAGACATGAAGGAGATGGATTCCAATCGGCAGCGGGACATGAAGGAGTTGGAACTCCGCATGATCATCAAACTGGGTACCATGTCGTTGGCGATTGTCGGCTTGGTGTTCACTCTGCTGCGCGTGTTTCCGCCAACGGTTCAGTTTCCTCCCGCATCACCGCCAATATCCGTGACAACTGCCGATTCCCAATATCCCAGGGAACCGATCCCGTTGCGTCCACCCTCTCCCGTACCCATGGTACCCACCACACCTTCCGCCCCTATCAATCCCTCATCTGGTCATTGACCTGGATACCCCTCTGGTCGGCTTGGTTGCGTGTCGCATGAATCTGGACTCCATGTCCAAAGATCCCATACCCATGGCCGAAAGGATGATCAAGGCCAGAATTGCTGAACACTATGAATGTTTGATGTATTGATTGGTGTATTCGTGGTAGACTGACGGGATTTCAGTTGGGATCACTTCACCTGGAGAGTCCGCCATGTCCCATGCCATCGCTTTTGATACTCTTTCCAGCGTGAAACGGCTGAAAGAAGCCGGGTTCACCGAGGAACAGGCAGAAGCACAAACCCGCATCATTGCCGAACTGGTGGATGAGCGCCTTGTGACCAAACAGGACCTGAAGGATCTGGCCACCAAAAGTGATGTCGCTCGCCTGGAAAGCGAGATCCATCTGGTCAAATGGATGCTGGCCATGGTTATCGCCGCCACCGTTCTTCCCGCATTTAAAACATTGTTGGGGTGAATCCATCGCAGGCGATTCTGATGACAATAATTACCAATGATTGGGAATTGCAAGTGTAGCACTCCTAAACAAAAGCTAACACTCTCCCCCGCAATTTCCTAAATTACCTCTTTCGAAAGGCAAGGTCTGACGTATTTTTAATTTTCCATCCTCATATCCTTTTTTGGCTATTTTTGAATAAACAGAACTCATCTCTCTTTTTATTTTCTCAAGTTTTTGTAATTTATCGTTCATCTTGTTAACATAAATGGTTACTCTAGGGTCTACCCAGGAGGATGCAGCAACACTCTTTTGAGTGCGAATAACATTATCTAGATCTTTATGATTAAATTCAGCTTTAGTTTCTTGTATTTCAATAATCAACATATCCTTGCTTTTCTTTAATTCATTATATTTAACGATCATGCTTTCATATTCATGATCATTCTGAATTTCTGCGTCTTTTTTATTATTAATTGACTTATTTGGATGCGATATGATATCCTTTAGTGATTCTTGAGATGCAAGCATTTCGTTAGATTCGCACTTTTTATTTCGCCAAACAATCTCACCCGTTTTATTATTTTTACATTTAAACAATTCTTGGGCAGACAAATCAATTAAATTAAAAAAATACAAGAAAATTATTATCCATAAATGACGCATTATCAAGACTCCTTTGTTATATTAATTGATTTTAAGGTCGAAGTTTCATTGAAGATTGCGAGTTTTAAATTAATTCTAACATTTGTCAATAATTTAATTTCTTTCAAAATTGGTGTAAAATGTAAAAAAATAATTAAATATACGTCAATTCACTTGTTTTATTAATTATAATTAATTGAATACCATCACTTGTTAAATGTATTTCTTACAAATCCGGAAAAGCAGAGCAAACAAACCTCCAAACGGCAACGCATCCAAAAAAACCCTTGCCAACCCAAATGAAATCAACTATCAAGAAAAATTTGGTCTGAAAATATCCGCTCCATCTGCCGAGGAAGGCACCATGACGCCGTTGACGCTGTTTGACAAAATTTGGAATTCCCATGTGATTCGCACCGGGGATGATGGGACGACGCTCCTGTATATCGACCGGCATCTGGTGCATGAGGTGACGAGTCCGCAGGCTTTTTCCGGACTGCGGATGAATGGGCGACGCATGCGCCATCCAGAGTCCACCTTTGCCGTGCCGGATCACAATGTGCCCACACAAAATCTGGACGCAGGGATCCGTGATCCGGTTGCACGCATCCAGGTGGAGACCCTGGAAAAAAATTGTCGCGAGTTCGGGGTGACCTTGTTCGGGATGGGAGATCCAAGGCAGGGGGTGGTCCATGTCATGGCCCCGGAACAGGGGTTGACGCTGCCCGGCTTGACGGTGGTGTGTGGGGATTCGCATACGGCCACGCACGGGGCTTTCGGGGCGTTGGCGTTCGGGATTGGCACATCGGAGGTGGAACACGTCCTCGCCACCCAGACCCTCCTGCAAAAAAAACCGCA
This Magnetococcales bacterium DNA region includes the following protein-coding sequences:
- a CDS encoding isocitrate lyase/PEP mutase family protein translates to MNGCERLRELLVRPGFLFGPGVYDCLSARLAEQSGCELIFSSGFGIAAATLGMPDIGLISGTEMLQMAGNMAATVRIPLIADMDTGYGNPLNVIRTVTTARRHGIAGIILEDQEWPKKCGHMSGKRIISREEHVQKIRAAVHAREEAGDIVIVARTDARAVAGLDEAIRRGHSYRAAGADMIFIEAPQSEAELRTITRELAGMPLMVNLVEGGHTPTLPLSELAAMGFKLGVTPLSALFAATAAMQKCFRELREQGVVTAHAMDFAAFKKVVATDHFHGLEQQFTAE
- a CDS encoding DUF1640 domain-containing protein produces the protein MALLAFDTLAISKELETAGFPPGQAAAQIRILTSLLEKIEAARLDEMATKADLAANTLKIQENIKELDARIKADFAANTLNIQENIKELDARIKELDARIKEMDVRIVSLESNLRRDMKEMDSNRQRDMKELELRMIIKLGTMSLAIVGLVFTLLRVFPPTVQFPPASPPISVTTADSQYPREPIPLRPPSPVPMVPTTPSAPINPSSGH
- a CDS encoding DUF1640 domain-containing protein, translated to MSHAIAFDTLSSVKRLKEAGFTEEQAEAQTRIIAELVDERLVTKQDLKDLATKSDVARLESEIHLVKWMLAMVIAATVLPAFKTLLG